A genome region from Oncorhynchus masou masou isolate Uvic2021 chromosome 14, UVic_Omas_1.1, whole genome shotgun sequence includes the following:
- the LOC135554559 gene encoding LOW QUALITY PROTEIN: arf-GAP with dual PH domain-containing protein 2-like (The sequence of the model RefSeq protein was modified relative to this genomic sequence to represent the inferred CDS: inserted 1 base in 1 codon): protein MANKDRNKTILLELGKLPENNQCADCSAPDPDWASYKLGVFVCLNCSGVHRNLSNISRVKSIQLDFWDDELVKFMKTNGNATGRAIYEKAVPAFYYRPQQEDCAVLREQWIRAKYERMEFTGETKYXPLAYTTGFYEGMLWKKGKEKGQFQRRKFVLSEKEFTLSYFNKEDPSKGPKALISIKDVNVTFQPEKIGHAHGLQITYQKDSHTRSIFVYHESGEEIVNWFNAIRAARFAYLKTAYPTGSDKELRTRITRNYLKEGYMEKTGPMQKEMFKKRWFILDSQDRKLLYFKSQLDAEELGVVFIGTETNGYSVSECIPKRTRGNRWRCGVTVDTPDRQFVFMCEQEREQREWVEALREVISKPMQPQDYTTEANIRGKS from the exons ATCCTGACTGGGCGTCCTATAAGCTGGGTGTATTTGTGTGTCTGAACTGCTCTGGAGTGCACCGCAACCTGTCCAACATCAGCCGCGTTAAATCCATACAGCTCGACTTCTGGGATGACGAGCTGGTCAAG TTCATGAAAACCAATGGAAATGCCACAGGCAGAGCCATCTATGAGAAAGCAGTCCCAGCATTCTACTACCGGCCCCAGCAAGAAGACTGTGC CGTCTTAAGGGAGCAGTGGATAAGAGCAAAATATGAGAGGATGGAATTTACCGGCGAGACAAAGT CCCCACTGGCCTACACAACAG GTTTCTATGAAGGGATGCTGTGGaagaaggggaaggagaagggacAGTTTCAGAGAAGGAAGTTTGTTCTGTCTGAGAAGGAATTCACCCTGTCTTACTTCAACAAGGAGGAT CCGTCCAAAGGGCCCAAAGCGCTCATCTCCATCAAAGACGTGAATGTGACCTTTCAACCTGAGAAAATTGGTCACGCCCATGGTCTGCAGATTACCTACCAGAAAGACAGCCACACCAGAAGTATTTTTGTCTACCACGAAAGTGGAGAG GAGATTGTCAACTGGTTCAATGCCATTCGAGCTGCTCGCTTTGCCTACCTGAAAACAGCATACCCCACAGGAAGTGATAAAGAA TTGAGGACTAGAATTACCAGAAACTACCTCAAAGAAGGGTACATGGAGAAGACAGGTCCTATG CAAAAGGAGATGTTCAAAAAGAGATGGTTCATCTTGGACTCCCAAGACAGGAAGCTCCTTTACTTCAAAAGCCAGCTG GATGCTGAGGAGCTGGGAGTTGTGTTCATCGGCACAGAGACCAATGGTTACTCAGTGAGTGAGTGCATTCCCAAAAGGACCAGAGGCAACCGGTGGAGGTGTGGAGTCACAGTGGACACGCCGGACCGCCAGTTTGTCTTCATGTGTGAGcaggagagggaacagagagagtgggtggaggcCCTCAGAGAGGTCATCTCTAAACCCATGCAGCCCCAGGACTACACCA CTGAAGCCAACATCCGAGGGAAGAGTTGA